One segment of Thermococcus profundus DNA contains the following:
- a CDS encoding class III signal peptide-containing protein, translating to MLNRSGNIARDRVRLMGKRGQVSLEFMFVFALMLVLLVYSVKNTTFDQGTVSADTLRVQIALEEKNLANAISNTINQVYSQGPGSKATTYIRLSYLRDPAYLEKVWNVKNPKVFITYGQLPGGPSGNGTYITVTGTGFNLVLSGGDKNVLWSRSMYQAILYGNQSVWSPRGSVSLGSSTVYGLEIDPTNLPVTLKIVVEWNPDSPDSWTFNSAKGELRINISPGE from the coding sequence GTGTTAAATAGGTCTGGGAATATAGCCAGAGATAGAGTGAGGCTTATGGGAAAGAGGGGTCAGGTCTCCCTGGAATTCATGTTCGTCTTCGCGTTAATGCTCGTCCTGCTAGTCTACTCTGTGAAAAACACAACGTTTGATCAGGGGACAGTCTCGGCTGATACCCTAAGGGTTCAAATCGCACTGGAGGAGAAGAACCTGGCCAATGCAATCTCAAACACAATAAATCAGGTCTACTCGCAGGGCCCTGGGTCAAAGGCAACCACGTACATCAGGCTGTCGTATTTGAGAGATCCCGCGTACTTGGAGAAGGTATGGAACGTTAAGAATCCGAAGGTGTTCATAACCTATGGACAGCTTCCGGGAGGGCCCTCTGGCAACGGGACTTATATAACGGTCACAGGCACAGGTTTTAACCTTGTCCTCAGTGGGGGAGACAAGAACGTGCTGTGGAGCAGATCGATGTATCAGGCCATTCTTTACGGCAACCAGTCAGTATGGTCGCCCAGAGGGAGCGTCTCCCTTGGTTCAAGCACTGTTTACGGTCTGGAGATAGATCCCACAAACCTCCCTGTGACACTGAAGATAGTAGTTGAATGGAACCCTGACAGCCCCGACAGCTGGACCTTCAATTCTGCCAAGGGCGAGCTGAGGATAAACATCAGCCCCGGTGAGTGA
- a CDS encoding FtsZ/tubulin family protein: protein MRAIIIGVGQCGTKIADLFSLVDFEALAINTSRGDLEYLKHIPSDRRILIGESLTGGKGVNANPVLGREAMRRDLPMVMRKINSMVGYEDVDIFFLTFGFGGGTGAGGTPLLAEALKEEYPDSLVVAIGALPLKEEGIRPTINAAITIDKLSKVADSIIAIDNNKLKEGDLDISQAYERINYTIVERIASLLALIDIPGEQTLDASDLKFVLKAFGSFATVGYAKARADQIKSLSKLIVKSFESEGLYLEANVESALYGLVAIHGPPEVLKAKDIFEALDELTDRIKGKQIFRGFYPDPRTREVEVVTLLSGIYDSESIEGIIRTAKEYASSFMRAKAEAESKKKELLEGLPDFDDIYPGEVDG from the coding sequence GTGCGGGCTATAATCATAGGGGTCGGCCAGTGCGGAACGAAGATAGCCGACCTCTTCTCCCTCGTCGATTTTGAAGCCCTCGCGATAAACACTTCCAGGGGGGATCTTGAGTACCTAAAACATATTCCCTCGGACAGGAGGATACTCATCGGAGAGAGCCTGACGGGGGGGAAAGGGGTCAACGCCAATCCCGTCCTCGGAAGAGAAGCCATGAGGCGCGACCTTCCCATGGTTATGAGGAAGATAAACTCGATGGTCGGCTACGAAGACGTTGACATATTCTTCCTCACCTTCGGCTTCGGCGGCGGAACCGGTGCCGGGGGAACGCCCCTTCTGGCAGAGGCCCTCAAGGAGGAGTACCCCGATTCCCTCGTCGTGGCCATCGGGGCACTCCCGCTGAAGGAGGAGGGGATAAGGCCCACCATAAACGCGGCGATAACGATAGACAAGCTATCAAAGGTCGCTGACTCGATAATAGCCATCGACAACAACAAGCTCAAGGAGGGCGACCTAGATATAAGCCAGGCCTACGAGCGGATAAACTACACGATAGTCGAGCGCATCGCCTCCCTGCTGGCCCTGATAGACATCCCCGGGGAGCAGACCCTGGATGCCAGCGACCTCAAGTTCGTGCTCAAAGCTTTTGGGAGCTTCGCCACGGTTGGATACGCGAAGGCCCGCGCCGATCAGATCAAGAGCCTCTCAAAGCTCATAGTTAAATCCTTCGAGAGCGAGGGCCTCTACCTTGAGGCCAACGTTGAGTCCGCCTTATACGGTCTCGTTGCAATCCACGGTCCCCCTGAGGTGCTTAAGGCCAAGGACATCTTTGAGGCGCTGGATGAGCTGACGGATAGGATAAAGGGCAAGCAGATATTCAGGGGATTTTACCCGGATCCAAGAACGAGGGAGGTTGAGGTGGTTACGTTACTCAGCGGCATCTACGACAGCGAGAGCATAGAGGGCATAATAAGGACTGCGAAGGAATACGCCAGCTCATTTATGAGGGCCAAAGCGGAAGCTGAGAGCAAGAAGAAGGAGCTTTTAGAGGGTCTCCCAGACTTCGACGACATCTACCCGGGTGAGGTGGATGGGTGA